The proteins below are encoded in one region of Archocentrus centrarchus isolate MPI-CPG fArcCen1 chromosome 13, fArcCen1, whole genome shotgun sequence:
- the ttc12 gene encoding tetratricopeptide repeat protein 12 isoform X3, whose amino-acid sequence MEKLEDFESFLKNVDKISQLVGDLRSSDAEVQQNAMEKADRYIASLAEPCRTKIDKTTINTNPPPLQPSTVKTCTQSTTPQSETPENFMKIMEVDAEERRVRKAAKVKKATAFKDKGNEAYAQEDYETAVKYYSDGLAEIRDMQPLYTNRAQCNERCIKAYLHMGKAYLGLKKYKEARNCFEKVQEIQPGTEKMVKEYLTQVDLEKEKETQEIKASGEFDKGERKATIVVELLEKLSNPSQIALYYCGGLEILSQALTDFTGQTLFRLNNGFSIIRSNDTVRSCLLDQTDDPESRELCVSVLKLWRIVCCGNDENQKLLMTCPVATHSIVHLASSEHDEVEKECLALLSVFSEMPRGRHLAIESLDLHMLVRNLMVCISKPKKQQENTAVNILEYFATESRFCIQLRNVWTDSFTLPLTTILRTVNKSNQHVVLSLISTLGYLARDDVIRHKLAHEPECLKASVVAIRMCSASEYREILYPLLGFIINLSTVTSPVTQEHSVSLCDCCMDLLRHSDGGIITRATGVLSTVLPQSSQAIQHVTQRKVVKTMCRLLKGTGQTATKYAIKTLTVCTAASHLAREELVNSDKKLSILRHLLSSSSDEMVSGNAALCLAHCLELEGVASNLLGTDIVLLLLRHAAGDAKRTAVQQNAAIALGKLCRAEPRHTSKLRELHGLEILHSCVKLIS is encoded by the exons ATGGAGAAACTCGAAGACTTCGAAAGTTTTCTGAAGAATGTTGATAAAATAA gtcagctggtgGGGGACCTGAGGTCTTCTGATGCTGAAGTCCAGCAAAATGCAATGGAAAAAGCTGATCGCTACATTGCTTCATTGGCAGAACCCTGCAGAACCAAAATCGACAAGACTACAATTAACACAAACCCACCGCCACTCCAGCCTTCCACAGTAAAGACATGCACACAGTCAACA ACTCCACAGAGTGAAACTCCAG AGAATTTCATGAAGATAATGGAGGTGGATGCAGAAGAAAGGAGAGTTCGGAAAGCTGCAAAAGTCAAAAAGGCTACTG CATTCAAGGACAAGGGGAATGAAGCTTATGCTCAAGAAGACTATGAAACTGCGGTGAAGTATTACAGTGACGGCTTGGCTGAAATCAGGGACATGCAACCACTGTATACAAACCGAGCTCAA TGTAATGAGAGgtgcataaaggcttatctacACATGGGCAAAGCATATCTGGGATTGAAGAAATATAAGGAG gcaagaAACTGCTTTGAAAAGGTGCAGGAAATTCAACCTGGGACAGAAAAGATGGTGAAAG AATACCTGACCCAAGTTGATTTGGAAAAGGAGAAGGAGACTCAGGAGATAAAGGCAAGCGGAGAGTTTGACAAGGGAGAGAGGAAGGCCACAATAGTGGTGGAGCTGTTAGAGAAGCTGTCAAACCCCAGTCAGATTGCTCTCTACTACTGCGGAGGATTGGAAATACTGTCACAAGCACTTACTGACT TTACAGGGCAGACCCTTTTCAGGCTGAACAATGGCTTTAGTATCATCAGAAGCAATGACACGGTGAGGAG ttgcCTGTTGGACCAAACAGATGATCCAGAGAGTCgtgagctgtgtgtgtctgttttgaaATTATGGAGGATTGTTTGCTGTGGAAATG ATGAAAACCAGAAGCTGTTGATGACATGTCCAGTCGCCACACACTCCATTGTTCATTTGGCTTCATCAGAGCATGATGAAGTGGAGAAAGAATGTCTGGCATTGCTATCAGTGTTTTCAGAGATGCCACGTGGCAGACATTTGGCCATTGAGAGCCTTGATTTGCACAt GTTAGTGAGGAACCTCATGGTGTGCATCTCAAAGccaaagaagcagcaggagaACACAGCGGTCAACATTCTGGAGTACTTTGCAACAGAAAGCAG ATTTTGCATTCAGTTAAGAAATGTGTGGACAGACTCCTTCACTCTGCCACTTACAACAATACTG agaACTGTCAACAAGTCCAATCAGCATGTCGTTCTGTCTCTGATATCAACTCTCGGCTATCTGGCTAGAGATGATGTCATCCGTCACAAGCTTGCTCATGAACCAGAATGTTTGAAGGCCTCCGTGGTTGCTATT AGGATGTGCAGTGCATCTGAATACAGAGAGATCCTCTACCCTTTACTTGGCTTCATCATCAACCTTTCAACTGTCACCTCCCCTGTCACCCAG GAGCATTCTGTTTCACTCTGTGACTGTTGTATGGACCTCCTGAGGCATAGCGATGGAGGAATCATAACT AGAGCCACAGGTGTGCTGAGCACTGTCCTTCCTCAGTCCTCTCAAGCCATTCAGCATGTTACCCAAAGGAAAGTGGTCAAGACCATGTGCAGGCTCCTGAAG GGAACCGGGCAGACTGCCACTAAATATGCCATTAAGACTTTGACAGTGTGCACTGCTGCCAGTCACTTGGCACGGGAGGAGCTGGTGAACTCTGATAAAA AATTGTCCATTTTACGTCATTTGCTGAGCTCCAGCAGTGATGAGATGGTCTCAGGAAATGCAGCCCTGTGCTTGGCCCACTGTCTTGAGTTGGAGGGAGTTGCCAGCAACCTGCTGGGCACTGATAttgtgctgttgctgctgcggCACGCTGCAGGTGACGCTAAGAGGACAGCTGTGCAGCAAAATGCAGCCATTGCTCTTGGGAAGCTGTGTCGAGCTGAGCCCAG ACACACGAGCAAACTTCGAGAACTACACGGCCTTGAGATTCTGCACTCCTGTGTAAAGCTCATCTCCTGA
- the ttc12 gene encoding tetratricopeptide repeat protein 12 isoform X1: MEKLEDFESFLKNVDKISQLVGDLRSSDAEVQQNAMEKADRYIASLAEPCRTKIDKTTINTNPPPLQPSTVKTCTQSTTPQSETPENFMKIMEVDAEERRVRKAAKVKKATAFKDKGNEAYAQEDYETAVKYYSDGLAEIRDMQPLYTNRAQAYIKLRKYKEAISDCEWALKCNERCIKAYLHMGKAYLGLKKYKEARNCFEKVQEIQPGTEKMVKEYLTQVDLEKEKETQEIKASGEFDKGERKATIVVELLEKLSNPSQIALYYCGGLEILSQALTDFTGQTLFRLNNGFSIIRSNDTVRSCLLDQTDDPESRELCVSVLKLWRIVCCGNDENQKLLMTCPVATHSIVHLASSEHDEVEKECLALLSVFSEMPRGRHLAIESLDLHMLVRNLMVCISKPKKQQENTAVNILEYFATESRFCIQLRNVWTDSFTLPLTTILRTVNKSNQHVVLSLISTLGYLARDDVIRHKLAHEPECLKASVVAIRMCSASEYREILYPLLGFIINLSTVTSPVTQEHSVSLCDCCMDLLRHSDGGIITRATGVLSTVLPQSSQAIQHVTQRKVVKTMCRLLKGTGQTATKYAIKTLTVCTAASHLAREELVNSDKKLSILRHLLSSSSDEMVSGNAALCLAHCLELEGVASNLLGTDIVLLLLRHAAGDAKRTAVQQNAAIALGKLCRAEPRHTSKLRELHGLEILHSCVKLIS; encoded by the exons ATGGAGAAACTCGAAGACTTCGAAAGTTTTCTGAAGAATGTTGATAAAATAA gtcagctggtgGGGGACCTGAGGTCTTCTGATGCTGAAGTCCAGCAAAATGCAATGGAAAAAGCTGATCGCTACATTGCTTCATTGGCAGAACCCTGCAGAACCAAAATCGACAAGACTACAATTAACACAAACCCACCGCCACTCCAGCCTTCCACAGTAAAGACATGCACACAGTCAACA ACTCCACAGAGTGAAACTCCAG AGAATTTCATGAAGATAATGGAGGTGGATGCAGAAGAAAGGAGAGTTCGGAAAGCTGCAAAAGTCAAAAAGGCTACTG CATTCAAGGACAAGGGGAATGAAGCTTATGCTCAAGAAGACTATGAAACTGCGGTGAAGTATTACAGTGACGGCTTGGCTGAAATCAGGGACATGCAACCACTGTATACAAACCGAGCTCAA GCCTATATTAAACTGAGAAAGTACAAAGAGGCCATCAGTGACTGTGAATGGGCCCTGAAG TGTAATGAGAGgtgcataaaggcttatctacACATGGGCAAAGCATATCTGGGATTGAAGAAATATAAGGAG gcaagaAACTGCTTTGAAAAGGTGCAGGAAATTCAACCTGGGACAGAAAAGATGGTGAAAG AATACCTGACCCAAGTTGATTTGGAAAAGGAGAAGGAGACTCAGGAGATAAAGGCAAGCGGAGAGTTTGACAAGGGAGAGAGGAAGGCCACAATAGTGGTGGAGCTGTTAGAGAAGCTGTCAAACCCCAGTCAGATTGCTCTCTACTACTGCGGAGGATTGGAAATACTGTCACAAGCACTTACTGACT TTACAGGGCAGACCCTTTTCAGGCTGAACAATGGCTTTAGTATCATCAGAAGCAATGACACGGTGAGGAG ttgcCTGTTGGACCAAACAGATGATCCAGAGAGTCgtgagctgtgtgtgtctgttttgaaATTATGGAGGATTGTTTGCTGTGGAAATG ATGAAAACCAGAAGCTGTTGATGACATGTCCAGTCGCCACACACTCCATTGTTCATTTGGCTTCATCAGAGCATGATGAAGTGGAGAAAGAATGTCTGGCATTGCTATCAGTGTTTTCAGAGATGCCACGTGGCAGACATTTGGCCATTGAGAGCCTTGATTTGCACAt GTTAGTGAGGAACCTCATGGTGTGCATCTCAAAGccaaagaagcagcaggagaACACAGCGGTCAACATTCTGGAGTACTTTGCAACAGAAAGCAG ATTTTGCATTCAGTTAAGAAATGTGTGGACAGACTCCTTCACTCTGCCACTTACAACAATACTG agaACTGTCAACAAGTCCAATCAGCATGTCGTTCTGTCTCTGATATCAACTCTCGGCTATCTGGCTAGAGATGATGTCATCCGTCACAAGCTTGCTCATGAACCAGAATGTTTGAAGGCCTCCGTGGTTGCTATT AGGATGTGCAGTGCATCTGAATACAGAGAGATCCTCTACCCTTTACTTGGCTTCATCATCAACCTTTCAACTGTCACCTCCCCTGTCACCCAG GAGCATTCTGTTTCACTCTGTGACTGTTGTATGGACCTCCTGAGGCATAGCGATGGAGGAATCATAACT AGAGCCACAGGTGTGCTGAGCACTGTCCTTCCTCAGTCCTCTCAAGCCATTCAGCATGTTACCCAAAGGAAAGTGGTCAAGACCATGTGCAGGCTCCTGAAG GGAACCGGGCAGACTGCCACTAAATATGCCATTAAGACTTTGACAGTGTGCACTGCTGCCAGTCACTTGGCACGGGAGGAGCTGGTGAACTCTGATAAAA AATTGTCCATTTTACGTCATTTGCTGAGCTCCAGCAGTGATGAGATGGTCTCAGGAAATGCAGCCCTGTGCTTGGCCCACTGTCTTGAGTTGGAGGGAGTTGCCAGCAACCTGCTGGGCACTGATAttgtgctgttgctgctgcggCACGCTGCAGGTGACGCTAAGAGGACAGCTGTGCAGCAAAATGCAGCCATTGCTCTTGGGAAGCTGTGTCGAGCTGAGCCCAG ACACACGAGCAAACTTCGAGAACTACACGGCCTTGAGATTCTGCACTCCTGTGTAAAGCTCATCTCCTGA
- the ttc12 gene encoding tetratricopeptide repeat protein 12 isoform X5 codes for MEKLEDFESFLKNVDKISQLVGDLRSSDAEVQQNAMEKADRYIASLAEPCRTKIDKTTINTNPPPLQPSTVKTCTQSTTPQSETPENFMKIMEVDAEERRVRKAAKVKKATAFKDKGNEAYAQEDYETAVKYYSDGLAEIRDMQPLYTNRAQAYIKLRKYKEAISDCEWALKCNERCIKAYLHMGKAYLGLKKYKEARNCFEKVQEIQPGTEKMVKEYLTQVDLEKEKETQEIKASGEFDKGERKATIVVELLEKLSNPSQIALYYCGGLEILSQALTDFTGQTLFRLNNGFSIIRSNDTVRSCLLDQTDDPESRELCVSVLKLWRIVCCGNDENQKLLMTCPVATHSIVHLASSEHDEVEKECLALLSVFSEMPRGRHLAIESLDLHMLVRNLMVCISKPKKQQENTAVNILEYFATESRFCIQLRNVWTDSFTLPLTTILRTVNKSNQHVVLSLISTLGYLARDDVIRHKLAHEPECLKASVVAIRMCSASEYREILYPLLGFIINLSTVTSPVTQEHSVSLCDCCMDLLRHSDGGIITRATGVLSTVLPQSSQAIQHVTQRKVVKTMCRLLKGTGQTATKYAIKTLTVCTAASHLAREELVNSDKNTRANFENYTALRFCTPV; via the exons ATGGAGAAACTCGAAGACTTCGAAAGTTTTCTGAAGAATGTTGATAAAATAA gtcagctggtgGGGGACCTGAGGTCTTCTGATGCTGAAGTCCAGCAAAATGCAATGGAAAAAGCTGATCGCTACATTGCTTCATTGGCAGAACCCTGCAGAACCAAAATCGACAAGACTACAATTAACACAAACCCACCGCCACTCCAGCCTTCCACAGTAAAGACATGCACACAGTCAACA ACTCCACAGAGTGAAACTCCAG AGAATTTCATGAAGATAATGGAGGTGGATGCAGAAGAAAGGAGAGTTCGGAAAGCTGCAAAAGTCAAAAAGGCTACTG CATTCAAGGACAAGGGGAATGAAGCTTATGCTCAAGAAGACTATGAAACTGCGGTGAAGTATTACAGTGACGGCTTGGCTGAAATCAGGGACATGCAACCACTGTATACAAACCGAGCTCAA GCCTATATTAAACTGAGAAAGTACAAAGAGGCCATCAGTGACTGTGAATGGGCCCTGAAG TGTAATGAGAGgtgcataaaggcttatctacACATGGGCAAAGCATATCTGGGATTGAAGAAATATAAGGAG gcaagaAACTGCTTTGAAAAGGTGCAGGAAATTCAACCTGGGACAGAAAAGATGGTGAAAG AATACCTGACCCAAGTTGATTTGGAAAAGGAGAAGGAGACTCAGGAGATAAAGGCAAGCGGAGAGTTTGACAAGGGAGAGAGGAAGGCCACAATAGTGGTGGAGCTGTTAGAGAAGCTGTCAAACCCCAGTCAGATTGCTCTCTACTACTGCGGAGGATTGGAAATACTGTCACAAGCACTTACTGACT TTACAGGGCAGACCCTTTTCAGGCTGAACAATGGCTTTAGTATCATCAGAAGCAATGACACGGTGAGGAG ttgcCTGTTGGACCAAACAGATGATCCAGAGAGTCgtgagctgtgtgtgtctgttttgaaATTATGGAGGATTGTTTGCTGTGGAAATG ATGAAAACCAGAAGCTGTTGATGACATGTCCAGTCGCCACACACTCCATTGTTCATTTGGCTTCATCAGAGCATGATGAAGTGGAGAAAGAATGTCTGGCATTGCTATCAGTGTTTTCAGAGATGCCACGTGGCAGACATTTGGCCATTGAGAGCCTTGATTTGCACAt GTTAGTGAGGAACCTCATGGTGTGCATCTCAAAGccaaagaagcagcaggagaACACAGCGGTCAACATTCTGGAGTACTTTGCAACAGAAAGCAG ATTTTGCATTCAGTTAAGAAATGTGTGGACAGACTCCTTCACTCTGCCACTTACAACAATACTG agaACTGTCAACAAGTCCAATCAGCATGTCGTTCTGTCTCTGATATCAACTCTCGGCTATCTGGCTAGAGATGATGTCATCCGTCACAAGCTTGCTCATGAACCAGAATGTTTGAAGGCCTCCGTGGTTGCTATT AGGATGTGCAGTGCATCTGAATACAGAGAGATCCTCTACCCTTTACTTGGCTTCATCATCAACCTTTCAACTGTCACCTCCCCTGTCACCCAG GAGCATTCTGTTTCACTCTGTGACTGTTGTATGGACCTCCTGAGGCATAGCGATGGAGGAATCATAACT AGAGCCACAGGTGTGCTGAGCACTGTCCTTCCTCAGTCCTCTCAAGCCATTCAGCATGTTACCCAAAGGAAAGTGGTCAAGACCATGTGCAGGCTCCTGAAG GGAACCGGGCAGACTGCCACTAAATATGCCATTAAGACTTTGACAGTGTGCACTGCTGCCAGTCACTTGGCACGGGAGGAGCTGGTGAACTCTGATAAAA ACACACGAGCAAACTTCGAGAACTACACGGCCTTGAGATTCTGCACTCCTGTGTAA
- the ttc12 gene encoding tetratricopeptide repeat protein 12 isoform X2, with translation MEKLEDFESFLKNVDKISQLVGDLRSSDAEVQQNAMEKADRYIASLAEPCRTKIDKTTINTNPPPLQPSTTPQSETPENFMKIMEVDAEERRVRKAAKVKKATAFKDKGNEAYAQEDYETAVKYYSDGLAEIRDMQPLYTNRAQAYIKLRKYKEAISDCEWALKCNERCIKAYLHMGKAYLGLKKYKEARNCFEKVQEIQPGTEKMVKEYLTQVDLEKEKETQEIKASGEFDKGERKATIVVELLEKLSNPSQIALYYCGGLEILSQALTDFTGQTLFRLNNGFSIIRSNDTVRSCLLDQTDDPESRELCVSVLKLWRIVCCGNDENQKLLMTCPVATHSIVHLASSEHDEVEKECLALLSVFSEMPRGRHLAIESLDLHMLVRNLMVCISKPKKQQENTAVNILEYFATESRFCIQLRNVWTDSFTLPLTTILRTVNKSNQHVVLSLISTLGYLARDDVIRHKLAHEPECLKASVVAIRMCSASEYREILYPLLGFIINLSTVTSPVTQEHSVSLCDCCMDLLRHSDGGIITRATGVLSTVLPQSSQAIQHVTQRKVVKTMCRLLKGTGQTATKYAIKTLTVCTAASHLAREELVNSDKKLSILRHLLSSSSDEMVSGNAALCLAHCLELEGVASNLLGTDIVLLLLRHAAGDAKRTAVQQNAAIALGKLCRAEPRHTSKLRELHGLEILHSCVKLIS, from the exons ATGGAGAAACTCGAAGACTTCGAAAGTTTTCTGAAGAATGTTGATAAAATAA gtcagctggtgGGGGACCTGAGGTCTTCTGATGCTGAAGTCCAGCAAAATGCAATGGAAAAAGCTGATCGCTACATTGCTTCATTGGCAGAACCCTGCAGAACCAAAATCGACAAGACTACAATTAACACAAACCCACCGCCACTCCAGCCTTCCACA ACTCCACAGAGTGAAACTCCAG AGAATTTCATGAAGATAATGGAGGTGGATGCAGAAGAAAGGAGAGTTCGGAAAGCTGCAAAAGTCAAAAAGGCTACTG CATTCAAGGACAAGGGGAATGAAGCTTATGCTCAAGAAGACTATGAAACTGCGGTGAAGTATTACAGTGACGGCTTGGCTGAAATCAGGGACATGCAACCACTGTATACAAACCGAGCTCAA GCCTATATTAAACTGAGAAAGTACAAAGAGGCCATCAGTGACTGTGAATGGGCCCTGAAG TGTAATGAGAGgtgcataaaggcttatctacACATGGGCAAAGCATATCTGGGATTGAAGAAATATAAGGAG gcaagaAACTGCTTTGAAAAGGTGCAGGAAATTCAACCTGGGACAGAAAAGATGGTGAAAG AATACCTGACCCAAGTTGATTTGGAAAAGGAGAAGGAGACTCAGGAGATAAAGGCAAGCGGAGAGTTTGACAAGGGAGAGAGGAAGGCCACAATAGTGGTGGAGCTGTTAGAGAAGCTGTCAAACCCCAGTCAGATTGCTCTCTACTACTGCGGAGGATTGGAAATACTGTCACAAGCACTTACTGACT TTACAGGGCAGACCCTTTTCAGGCTGAACAATGGCTTTAGTATCATCAGAAGCAATGACACGGTGAGGAG ttgcCTGTTGGACCAAACAGATGATCCAGAGAGTCgtgagctgtgtgtgtctgttttgaaATTATGGAGGATTGTTTGCTGTGGAAATG ATGAAAACCAGAAGCTGTTGATGACATGTCCAGTCGCCACACACTCCATTGTTCATTTGGCTTCATCAGAGCATGATGAAGTGGAGAAAGAATGTCTGGCATTGCTATCAGTGTTTTCAGAGATGCCACGTGGCAGACATTTGGCCATTGAGAGCCTTGATTTGCACAt GTTAGTGAGGAACCTCATGGTGTGCATCTCAAAGccaaagaagcagcaggagaACACAGCGGTCAACATTCTGGAGTACTTTGCAACAGAAAGCAG ATTTTGCATTCAGTTAAGAAATGTGTGGACAGACTCCTTCACTCTGCCACTTACAACAATACTG agaACTGTCAACAAGTCCAATCAGCATGTCGTTCTGTCTCTGATATCAACTCTCGGCTATCTGGCTAGAGATGATGTCATCCGTCACAAGCTTGCTCATGAACCAGAATGTTTGAAGGCCTCCGTGGTTGCTATT AGGATGTGCAGTGCATCTGAATACAGAGAGATCCTCTACCCTTTACTTGGCTTCATCATCAACCTTTCAACTGTCACCTCCCCTGTCACCCAG GAGCATTCTGTTTCACTCTGTGACTGTTGTATGGACCTCCTGAGGCATAGCGATGGAGGAATCATAACT AGAGCCACAGGTGTGCTGAGCACTGTCCTTCCTCAGTCCTCTCAAGCCATTCAGCATGTTACCCAAAGGAAAGTGGTCAAGACCATGTGCAGGCTCCTGAAG GGAACCGGGCAGACTGCCACTAAATATGCCATTAAGACTTTGACAGTGTGCACTGCTGCCAGTCACTTGGCACGGGAGGAGCTGGTGAACTCTGATAAAA AATTGTCCATTTTACGTCATTTGCTGAGCTCCAGCAGTGATGAGATGGTCTCAGGAAATGCAGCCCTGTGCTTGGCCCACTGTCTTGAGTTGGAGGGAGTTGCCAGCAACCTGCTGGGCACTGATAttgtgctgttgctgctgcggCACGCTGCAGGTGACGCTAAGAGGACAGCTGTGCAGCAAAATGCAGCCATTGCTCTTGGGAAGCTGTGTCGAGCTGAGCCCAG ACACACGAGCAAACTTCGAGAACTACACGGCCTTGAGATTCTGCACTCCTGTGTAAAGCTCATCTCCTGA
- the ttc12 gene encoding tetratricopeptide repeat protein 12 isoform X4 has translation MEKADRYIASLAEPCRTKIDKTTINTNPPPLQPSTVKTCTQSTTPQSETPENFMKIMEVDAEERRVRKAAKVKKATAFKDKGNEAYAQEDYETAVKYYSDGLAEIRDMQPLYTNRAQAYIKLRKYKEAISDCEWALKCNERCIKAYLHMGKAYLGLKKYKEARNCFEKVQEIQPGTEKMVKEYLTQVDLEKEKETQEIKASGEFDKGERKATIVVELLEKLSNPSQIALYYCGGLEILSQALTDFTGQTLFRLNNGFSIIRSNDTVRSCLLDQTDDPESRELCVSVLKLWRIVCCGNDENQKLLMTCPVATHSIVHLASSEHDEVEKECLALLSVFSEMPRGRHLAIESLDLHMLVRNLMVCISKPKKQQENTAVNILEYFATESRFCIQLRNVWTDSFTLPLTTILRTVNKSNQHVVLSLISTLGYLARDDVIRHKLAHEPECLKASVVAIRMCSASEYREILYPLLGFIINLSTVTSPVTQEHSVSLCDCCMDLLRHSDGGIITRATGVLSTVLPQSSQAIQHVTQRKVVKTMCRLLKGTGQTATKYAIKTLTVCTAASHLAREELVNSDKKLSILRHLLSSSSDEMVSGNAALCLAHCLELEGVASNLLGTDIVLLLLRHAAGDAKRTAVQQNAAIALGKLCRAEPRHTSKLRELHGLEILHSCVKLIS, from the exons ATGGAAAAAGCTGATCGCTACATTGCTTCATTGGCAGAACCCTGCAGAACCAAAATCGACAAGACTACAATTAACACAAACCCACCGCCACTCCAGCCTTCCACAGTAAAGACATGCACACAGTCAACA ACTCCACAGAGTGAAACTCCAG AGAATTTCATGAAGATAATGGAGGTGGATGCAGAAGAAAGGAGAGTTCGGAAAGCTGCAAAAGTCAAAAAGGCTACTG CATTCAAGGACAAGGGGAATGAAGCTTATGCTCAAGAAGACTATGAAACTGCGGTGAAGTATTACAGTGACGGCTTGGCTGAAATCAGGGACATGCAACCACTGTATACAAACCGAGCTCAA GCCTATATTAAACTGAGAAAGTACAAAGAGGCCATCAGTGACTGTGAATGGGCCCTGAAG TGTAATGAGAGgtgcataaaggcttatctacACATGGGCAAAGCATATCTGGGATTGAAGAAATATAAGGAG gcaagaAACTGCTTTGAAAAGGTGCAGGAAATTCAACCTGGGACAGAAAAGATGGTGAAAG AATACCTGACCCAAGTTGATTTGGAAAAGGAGAAGGAGACTCAGGAGATAAAGGCAAGCGGAGAGTTTGACAAGGGAGAGAGGAAGGCCACAATAGTGGTGGAGCTGTTAGAGAAGCTGTCAAACCCCAGTCAGATTGCTCTCTACTACTGCGGAGGATTGGAAATACTGTCACAAGCACTTACTGACT TTACAGGGCAGACCCTTTTCAGGCTGAACAATGGCTTTAGTATCATCAGAAGCAATGACACGGTGAGGAG ttgcCTGTTGGACCAAACAGATGATCCAGAGAGTCgtgagctgtgtgtgtctgttttgaaATTATGGAGGATTGTTTGCTGTGGAAATG ATGAAAACCAGAAGCTGTTGATGACATGTCCAGTCGCCACACACTCCATTGTTCATTTGGCTTCATCAGAGCATGATGAAGTGGAGAAAGAATGTCTGGCATTGCTATCAGTGTTTTCAGAGATGCCACGTGGCAGACATTTGGCCATTGAGAGCCTTGATTTGCACAt GTTAGTGAGGAACCTCATGGTGTGCATCTCAAAGccaaagaagcagcaggagaACACAGCGGTCAACATTCTGGAGTACTTTGCAACAGAAAGCAG ATTTTGCATTCAGTTAAGAAATGTGTGGACAGACTCCTTCACTCTGCCACTTACAACAATACTG agaACTGTCAACAAGTCCAATCAGCATGTCGTTCTGTCTCTGATATCAACTCTCGGCTATCTGGCTAGAGATGATGTCATCCGTCACAAGCTTGCTCATGAACCAGAATGTTTGAAGGCCTCCGTGGTTGCTATT AGGATGTGCAGTGCATCTGAATACAGAGAGATCCTCTACCCTTTACTTGGCTTCATCATCAACCTTTCAACTGTCACCTCCCCTGTCACCCAG GAGCATTCTGTTTCACTCTGTGACTGTTGTATGGACCTCCTGAGGCATAGCGATGGAGGAATCATAACT AGAGCCACAGGTGTGCTGAGCACTGTCCTTCCTCAGTCCTCTCAAGCCATTCAGCATGTTACCCAAAGGAAAGTGGTCAAGACCATGTGCAGGCTCCTGAAG GGAACCGGGCAGACTGCCACTAAATATGCCATTAAGACTTTGACAGTGTGCACTGCTGCCAGTCACTTGGCACGGGAGGAGCTGGTGAACTCTGATAAAA AATTGTCCATTTTACGTCATTTGCTGAGCTCCAGCAGTGATGAGATGGTCTCAGGAAATGCAGCCCTGTGCTTGGCCCACTGTCTTGAGTTGGAGGGAGTTGCCAGCAACCTGCTGGGCACTGATAttgtgctgttgctgctgcggCACGCTGCAGGTGACGCTAAGAGGACAGCTGTGCAGCAAAATGCAGCCATTGCTCTTGGGAAGCTGTGTCGAGCTGAGCCCAG ACACACGAGCAAACTTCGAGAACTACACGGCCTTGAGATTCTGCACTCCTGTGTAAAGCTCATCTCCTGA